A part of Myxococcales bacterium genomic DNA contains:
- a CDS encoding NAD(P)H-hydrate dehydratase, with protein sequence MTTIDKLIKKHVFITLKNFDGIPCYHFACDRVLHELLLPLDPHSHKGTFGHVLALQGHENFIGASRLSLLGALRAGTGLATLLCKDSIQHHPADLFEFIKIKDRDLTIEYLKKISALVIGPGLSKDTNLQNWGLEMLHQAGAIVPNIIIDADALNLLKRLDPAFMGTSVLCTPHPKEAALLLDISIATLESDRLAALNRLATLPINKKCSIIWLLKGSTTLIYHKKMGIFALEGNAPLLSTGGSGDLLAGAIAGLVSQTNSLLEAAILAVNLMIAAARKNSFLMDRGMLPSELSQHFPYLLKRKF encoded by the coding sequence ATGACTACCATCGATAAGCTCATCAAAAAGCATGTGTTTATCACACTTAAAAATTTTGATGGCATTCCATGCTATCACTTCGCTTGTGATCGAGTACTGCACGAGCTTTTGCTTCCACTTGATCCTCATAGCCACAAGGGAACTTTTGGCCATGTTCTTGCTCTTCAGGGACATGAAAATTTTATAGGCGCTTCAAGGCTCTCACTTCTTGGGGCTTTACGTGCAGGTACAGGGCTTGCTACTCTTTTGTGTAAAGATTCTATACAGCACCACCCAGCCGACCTTTTTGAATTTATAAAAATAAAAGATCGCGATCTGACAATAGAATATCTCAAAAAAATATCAGCCTTAGTGATAGGACCTGGTCTTAGTAAAGATACAAATTTACAAAACTGGGGATTAGAAATGCTCCACCAAGCAGGAGCGATAGTACCGAATATCATCATCGATGCTGATGCACTTAATTTACTCAAGCGTCTTGATCCTGCTTTCATGGGTACTTCAGTCTTATGCACCCCTCACCCAAAAGAAGCGGCTCTGCTGTTGGATATAAGTATTGCAACTCTTGAATCAGATCGATTGGCAGCTTTAAACAGGCTTGCAACCCTTCCCATCAATAAAAAATGTTCGATCATTTGGCTACTCAAGGGCTCTACCACGCTTATTTATCATAAAAAAATGGGAATCTTTGCTTTGGAGGGAAATGCTCCTCTTTTATCCACCGGGGGGAGCGGTGATCTTTTAGCTGGAGCGATAGCTGGCTTAGTTTCTCAAACTAATTCGCTGCTGGAAGCGGCTATTTTAGCAGTGAATCTTATGATTGCGGCTGCGCGAAAAAATTCTTTTCTTATGGATCGAGGTATGCTTCCAAGCGAACTTAGTCAGCATTTCCCATATTTATTAAAAAGAAAATTTTGA
- the tsaE gene encoding tRNA (adenosine(37)-N6)-threonylcarbamoyltransferase complex ATPase subunit type 1 TsaE — protein sequence MKTIENKLASVCDTQEYARSLAKKYGKKPLLILLSGNLGAGKTTFAQAFLRQLLNNNISIPSPTYSYMNSYMGNFSIYHFDLYRIEEPNEIYDLGLADALMDPHALRLVEWPQRMPSLFDKADIIIKLHSSNGFVSAKTIFHAHHSIA from the coding sequence ATGAAAACTATTGAGAATAAGCTTGCGAGTGTTTGTGATACCCAAGAATATGCCCGTTCTTTGGCTAAAAAATATGGCAAAAAGCCTTTACTTATCTTGTTATCAGGAAATTTAGGAGCAGGCAAAACCACCTTTGCCCAGGCTTTTCTCAGGCAACTGCTCAATAATAATATTTCTATCCCAAGCCCTACCTACAGCTATATGAATTCCTATATGGGAAATTTTTCTATCTATCATTTCGATCTCTATCGTATTGAGGAACCAAACGAGATTTATGACTTAGGACTAGCCGATGCATTAATGGATCCTCACGCTCTGCGCCTGGTTGAGTGGCCCCAACGCATGCCTAGTCTTTTTGATAAGGCAGACATTATAATTAAGCTTCACTCGAGCAATGGTTTTGTATCTGCAAAAACTATTTTTCATGCACATCACTCTATCGCTTGA
- a CDS encoding tetratricopeptide repeat protein, producing MTKKIDTDYLATAIDWIGNNYDDIKQLSLDTCIISQAKDSCTQQKNLLQEIQPGIFVLTIPKTHNISPIEIKKISDRAQYSILPNRHDNTPLIKLTFNQIKNLCYNEKDCNWAQYLSNYYQYDPKTHVIFFYHSSSIEDQLKNNINKLNLIITEKLSNKTLILSNNKYHCPFNISQLVAYALWRNEPIKKSITAEMHQLEKRFLIFPLLHKTLEKNFKNLKWQLSDGLLRYSYEGVSKNFDYASLTDDMLAGNFKESIEENLSGFKISDLDTSSSFPTVAVRSLIHLKARPHSLSCIQNGYAICAAKEYAGKQHPISYSGAHPNLSYERWLARSSRHLARHNYQARVIFSDENNPQAFSLVGEQVASIAIFPKLVKGVFEQLEIPVEKSARLIAHNEDVLTIATESASWQEINEVNRKAETLFKMVATDGADPLSLFEKKLLPNHGAGTFHFSKVPHEFFDLLDTAHTMKQSMPPGHDHYLIGLAYECLHEWSMAVEYFQKALRQDRTDPDILNALGSAHLELGQASVALPFIKRAFDLLPQDPEVADSLGRINLECGKIDDAIKAFERAVRLSPASANFLSNLGNGYMLASRTKEALSMFTKALQCNPNFAPAHESLAYLHIQSGDESEAKKHALLAFKENPVDPNIANLLWRLTLGKKDSREK from the coding sequence ATGACTAAAAAAATAGATACAGATTATTTAGCAACCGCCATAGATTGGATCGGAAATAATTATGATGACATCAAGCAATTAAGCCTTGATACGTGTATTATTTCCCAAGCAAAAGATTCGTGCACACAGCAAAAAAACTTGCTCCAAGAAATTCAACCTGGAATCTTTGTTCTTACCATTCCTAAAACTCACAACATCTCACCCATTGAGATAAAAAAAATATCTGATCGTGCTCAATATTCGATACTACCAAACCGACATGATAATACCCCATTAATTAAACTTACTTTTAACCAAATAAAAAATCTTTGTTACAACGAAAAAGATTGCAATTGGGCTCAATATTTAAGCAACTATTATCAATACGACCCCAAAACACATGTAATATTTTTTTATCATTCATCAAGCATAGAAGATCAGCTTAAAAATAATATCAATAAATTGAACTTAATTATCACAGAGAAACTCTCAAATAAAACATTAATACTTTCAAATAATAAATATCATTGTCCATTTAATATTTCCCAGCTCGTAGCCTATGCTTTATGGCGAAACGAGCCCATCAAAAAAAGCATCACAGCTGAAATGCATCAACTTGAAAAACGTTTTCTTATTTTTCCTTTGTTGCATAAGACGTTGGAAAAAAATTTCAAAAATTTAAAATGGCAGCTGAGCGATGGTCTCCTACGCTACAGCTATGAAGGTGTAAGCAAAAACTTTGACTATGCAAGTCTCACTGATGATATGCTGGCGGGAAATTTCAAAGAGAGCATAGAAGAAAATTTAAGTGGATTTAAAATAAGCGATCTTGACACCTCTTCTTCCTTTCCCACAGTTGCTGTTCGTTCTTTAATTCATTTAAAAGCTCGCCCCCATTCACTTTCCTGTATCCAAAATGGTTATGCCATTTGTGCAGCCAAAGAATACGCAGGCAAACAGCATCCCATTTCTTATTCTGGCGCACATCCCAATCTAAGCTATGAAAGATGGCTTGCTCGTTCATCTCGACATTTGGCCAGACATAACTATCAAGCACGCGTTATTTTTTCAGATGAAAATAATCCTCAAGCCTTCTCTTTAGTCGGTGAGCAAGTAGCCAGCATCGCTATTTTTCCAAAGCTTGTAAAAGGTGTTTTTGAGCAACTAGAGATTCCTGTTGAAAAGAGCGCACGCCTTATCGCACACAACGAAGATGTACTCACGATCGCTACAGAATCTGCATCGTGGCAAGAGATCAACGAGGTCAACCGTAAAGCAGAGACTCTCTTTAAAATGGTTGCCACCGATGGCGCAGATCCTCTTTCTTTATTTGAAAAAAAACTACTGCCAAATCATGGTGCTGGTACATTCCATTTCAGTAAAGTGCCTCACGAATTTTTTGATTTGCTTGATACCGCTCATACTATGAAGCAAAGCATGCCACCAGGACACGATCATTACCTTATTGGTCTTGCTTACGAATGCCTTCATGAATGGAGCATGGCAGTAGAATATTTTCAAAAAGCGCTTAGGCAAGACAGAACCGATCCTGATATTCTGAACGCTCTAGGTTCAGCACACCTTGAACTTGGTCAGGCTTCAGTGGCACTACCTTTTATCAAGCGAGCTTTTGATCTTTTGCCGCAAGATCCGGAAGTGGCCGATAGCCTAGGACGCATTAATCTTGAATGCGGAAAAATCGATGATGCAATCAAAGCCTTTGAAAGAGCCGTAAGGCTTTCTCCCGCTTCAGCTAATTTTTTATCTAATCTAGGCAATGGTTACATGCTTGCATCGAGAACTAAAGAAGCATTGAGTATGTTCACCAAAGCCTTGCAATGTAATCCTAATTTTGCCCCCGCACACGAAAGCCTTGCATACTTGCACATACAAAGTGGTGACGAGTCAGAAGCCAAAAAGCACGCTTTGTTAGCTTTTAAAGAAAATCCAGTCGATCCTAATATTGCCAATCTTTTATGGCGGCTTACATTGGGAAAGAAAGATTCTCGTGAGAAATAA